TTATGTGTTTTTCCGTAAGCTTTGTCTACGATTTGAAGAAGCACTAGCTGTAATAAGTGGTAACTACGCCATACTAATACGTCTCTTTAATGTAGTTGTTTAGCCGACAAGTGGTGAAATCCGAGTCTGCTACCATAAAGGTACATTTTCTTGCAATGATCATGAACTCAATTTTATATTTCTGTTTATGTTTCATCGAGGATTGGCTCCAATATATATGTCTCaactaaaatattttgaattgttCCTTTTTTCCTACATGGTTTATTTCTTCTTGTAGATCCCTGAACTGGATTTTGAGATCCCTCCTGAGGCTCAACGGGGAAGTTTATCAACGGTATTTACTCGATTCTCTTGCCTATTACGTTTATGCTGTATTTATCTGTTCGGTGCTTCACAGAGGCCACCCATTTATCCAATATATATTTTGGATTTTCTTCATCTTATTTTTGCAATCAACTCAGATATTGTCTAATGCTTCTAGGTGGAAGGAATACTAGTACGAGCTATAGATGGACTGCAGGCCCTTCAAGAAGAACGCAAGGTTTATTTTGTGATTGACATTTAATGTTGATTGATGTTATGTAGTTTTCGGTACTTGACCTGATTTGATTTTACTGGACAGAAAGTGGATCCTCAGACTGGAGAGGCAATTGACCAGTTTTTGTTGAAGCTGAGAGCTTGCGCAACAGGGGAGTCACCTTTCACCTTCATCTTGGATGACCCTGCTGGAAACAGCTTTATTGAGAACCCGTAAGAGGAAAAACTTTATTTTTTAATGaccttttatgtttttatttatgtgCTTATGCTTTAGGCATGATGGATTGTTCAAATGAAAAGTAGTCGTTTCCATGTAAATGATCAGAGTGTTTGTCACCGGACAAGAActgaaattttaaattctttttgcttATTTTTTAGCTTGAACTAGAAAATTTATTTGACTAGCACTTTTGATTGGATAGCTTTAgagttttagaaattttaaaatcttaagtTGCCTTAATCTAGCTTTCATTAGAATGTTGTAATGTCATCAGGTTTGCTCCATCTCCTGATCCATCATTGAGCATCAAATTCTATGATCGAACTCCTGAACAACAAGCATTGTTGGGATATCTTGTTGACCCGTCACAGTTGAATGCTGATGCAGCTATGGAGGAAACAAGCAATGATGTTGATCAAATAAGAAGACAACCACATGGATCAGTAGGAGCGGCAGCTGGTCAAAAGGCTATTGCTCAGAGTAATAGTGCTGAAATTGTGGAGGCTTTATTCCGGTATTCTGCACCAGAAGAGGTAAGCCAATTTCAACTGTTATATTTGTTATATTAGATAGATTCATGGGAAGAAATAAAAGAACCAAATTGATGAGAGGTGAAGACAAGTGATTTTAAGTGTAGTGCATTAACCTCTTATTGTTTGAAttccaaaaacaaagaaagatagGAGAGGGAGAGAGGGATTGTGATTGGCACTGGCAATTTAGTCTCTTCCTTTTCACTTCTCTCCTTAAAGTTGCTATCTTcatttaaatgaaaaagaaaacacaCACACCCCTCTATCTAAGTATGCTTAATTTTATTGTATACTAGGATTTACCATTTTGTCTTAAATTCCCCTTATACCTATTTTTTCTGGTACTTTTTCTTGCCTTCAAGTAGGTGATGACTTTCCCATCAACATGTGGAGCCTGTGCTGCCAGATGTGAGACTCGGATGTTTGTAACTAGTATCCTCTGTAATTGTCATGGTTATTTCTGCTACATGATCTGATCCAGTTTTAGTACTATACATGATGAGTGTATCTGAATTTGATTAAAAATGACTAGTTATTTGTTCATTGTGCTTTCCATTTTTGTCTTGCTCATATAAAGTATGGAAGTTGTAGATGTTTCGAATATTGATATGTTGCTTTATCATAGCAATTATAGAGGAGGTGAAGCAGATTCTAATGGTTCTTCATGAGTACTGTTAACATGAGTGTCAAGTGGAAAGATGCTTGCATCTCAGATGTCTGATCTGGAGTAATGATTTAATGATACATTTATCTTATTTTATGGTCACGACAAGCACATATCCCCCTCCCTGCCCAGACCTCTTGGTCTGTTGGCATCTTGGTTACAGACTTAAGAATATTGTTGCAAAGCCATTTTATCTGAATCAGGTGTCGTCACATATGGTCTATTACAAAGTTTTATCTATAACTTTGTTGAGCTTAACCACATACAGGGATTCCATATTTTCAAGAAGTTATTGTCATGGCATCCACATGCGATGCTTGTGGCTACAGAAATTCTGAGGTTGGTGATGATTTTGCTCTTACTAGTCTTTTAGCCCAATTACTTTGTCGTTATTAACCATGCTTAACTTGCAGTTGAAACCTGGTGGGGCAATTCCTGACAAGGGAAAGAGAATAACCCTGTCTGTGAAAAACATCAATGATTTAAGCCGTGATGTTATAAAGGTTTGTTCTGATGACACAATATCATTTTTCGTAGTGCATTGTGTTAATGACTAGTTTCTCAACAAAATGCTGCATTTCCTACTTGTTTGTTTGCGCAAGTTAAATTCTTTATGCCTACATAGACTGGTATTCCctttttttcctctcttttttgcAACAATGCACGAGTTAACAAGACAAATATAGTGCGTTTGTTTGCAATAGTCACTAGTTCTTAATTCAATGTTTAAGAGTTTTTAGATCTTTGCGGATGTAATTTGTTGAGGTAAATCTACAAAGTTATGTTTTGGCCAAGGCAGCCTTCCTTTGAGAAGGGTGTCTAGTGGCAATTTGTATTTGATGTAGACAATTTTCTTTTCTGAATATGAGAGTGAAATGTAAATAAACAACCCGAGCTTCAATTAGAGGGAAATCAAGGGAAAAAGGAAATATAAGGTTGTAATAGGGATTGTTAGCAATCACACTTAAAGGCTGATTGCATCCACAGTATTATCATATCTTGgccatataaaatatattttcatgGCTGTAACAGGTACTAATATAGTCATTAATTTAGTTTGCCCATTTAGCAATTTAAGTTAACATTGCATCCCCTCAAGTTTTTGATACTATTATTACACTGGGCGTCACCTTTCCCTCAAGCATGTAATGAACATTTCATGGGATTGAAATGGCATGTTCTGCCCGTTCTTTTTTCCATGCTTATGGTAAGTTATCTAACAAGTGGTTTTTTAAGTTTATCAGTCAGATACTGCAAGTGTAAAAGTcccagaacttgatttggagctAGCTAGTGGCACACTTGGTGGGGTTGTTACAACGGTTGAAGGTTTGATTACCAAAATTAGTGAAAGTGAGTACTTTATTACTCATTTAATTTTTCCATGTGAAACTCTGTTTGATTGTTGATTCTGTTATTTATAGTTCTTTTTCCTTCATTGTTTGCTAAGTTTGAGCACTTCACCCTCAAATTGTTCTCTTCACAACCTCGTTTAGGTGTTCCGGAAGAGAGTGAGACTAAATTTCGTTTGCTTGCTGATTCTGTTGTTTATAGTCCACATCCACTTTTATTTACAAAGTTTGAGCCTTTCACCCTGTAATGACTCTATCTTACAAGCGATGCTTTATATTTCTAGAGCAGAGTGAGGCTAGTTTGCTACCATGTACAGCGTAGACCTCCACATCTTCATTTAGCTAGAACTTTTGCTTCATTCCTAGGTTATTCAACCAAGTTCCCTCTATTTGCttccacattttttttttatttgatgttCTTGGGCAACTGTCACTACCTTGTTTCCTCATTGCATGAGTTTGACATGAGGTTCTTTAATTATGTATCTTATGCATATTAATTGTACTATTCCCAAACTCTGTGTTCAGGCCTTGAGAGAGTGCATGGATTTACTTTTGGAGATAGTCTTGACGAATCTAAGAAAAACAAGTGGCTAGACTTTAAAGCAAGGTTGAACAAGGTACTATCTCAACACTGCCTCTGGTAAAATTTTATGTAACCTGGTTACATAGAATACTGGTTCATTTCAGCTCTGCCAGTCGGTATGCCTGTGTGCCATTTCAGTTTCTTGATAAATACGAGTGCCTAGAATGCATGTTCTTTATCAATTAATAACTTAAATTTAAATATGATGGATACTTGGTGTATTTAAAATCGAGGATAGATTGAGATGTATAGCAATAAACATGCAAAATTAACGATGAAGATTACTGCCTCATCTTCCTCAGACTTAAACCATACATATGACCCATATATTTGTTCTTATGTTTTTGTTTCATGTATATGGGAAGGATATGGAGATGCTTTGCATACGTCAGTCGTTGACACTTTTGCAGAATGAGATAAACATCAAATGATCTGTACAAGTAAAGAATGAAAACCTTAACCTTTTTTCTTCTCACGGAGGGGTCTGGTTGCTATTTTGCAGATTTTGAGCATGACAGAACCTTGGACTTTAATTCTGGATGATGCATTAGCTAACTCTTTTATTGCACCAGCAACTGATGATATTAAAGATGACCATCAATTAATTTGTAAGTTCTCTAATCTTGACAAAGAAGTGCTACCCCCTTTGCCATTATTTTCCAATAATTCTTATGTTGGCTCTTTTCCTTTGTACAATTCAACAAATTTGGATTGTTTCTGCAGTTGAGGAATATGAGAGATCATGGGAACAAAATGAAGAACTGGGCCTGAATGACATCGACACCTCTTCAGCTGATGCTGCTTACAACTCAACAGGGGTGACATCCAATGAGAACCCCCAAGAATAAATGAACTGCAAATGATGTGTGATCGAGAGCAAGCATTGGATCAAACTGTGCTGTGCAAAACTATTCATACTGGCTGCTGGACTGAAACAATGTATTCCTAAAAGATTTAGAGCCAGACTGCAATTTTGAGGCTTCATATATACTTATTACTGTAAAATTATACTGTAAGGAATTTTTTGTCTACTATGACTAAATTTTAGAATTATGTTTGCTTTGATGTTTCTACTTTGTCTTTCATATATTTTTGAAGAGCTGACAATTTCGGATTGGATACAATTACAAGTCAAAAAACCCCCCGTTAAGGCCTTAATGTTCTTGCCTGAGCACATACAAAATCATACACACACAAAGCAATGTTGTGTAATGTTTAATCAGTAGCCTTTTACTCTCTTTTTTTCCTATCCAATTTTGCCCTAGAATATGAAGATCCTTAAGTTTTGAGAAATAcccaaaatgaataaaaattgtATTAAAGTTGCTTATTAAGAATAGTACAAAGTTCCCTTTTTAATAAGGCATGTACATTTTCGAACTCTATTCAGATGGTGGTGATGTGCCATCAACAGGTTTTCCTTTCTCCCTCATCTTGGCCATAGCTTGTTTCATTGCTTCCTTTCTCTTCTTGCTAGCTAACACTTTCGCCTGCACTCCACTCACACTCGGGTCCTTTTTCTCCTCTGGTGGTGGAGGTGGCGGCCTTCTAGCTGCATTTGCTTGCCTCTGGTCACCAACATTCAAGCTCAGCATTGCCCCTGCCAAGCTCAATGTCACAGCCCTGCACCATAGAACCCAACCCCACAAACATAACATAATGCTGCATTATTTTCATCCTCCATAACATAAAACGGACAATGTTGGAAAGTTATAATTTGTCTGTTTGAACTTCAAACCCAGAAGTTTAACAAGTTTAGCAAGTATCAGTCAGGGTAATTCTCTAGCTTAGAGAGTAAAGCATAATATTTCCCCTCACAAGTCACAGTAAAACACCAGAAATTAAGGACTAAACCCAAACATTTAGACCCTTTCTATGATGCTGCAAATTTTTCAAACATGGGCATATTAGTATATGCGTACAATGATACAATATAAAAGGGCTTCAATATGCAAACCTGCGATGAACTAGTTTATCATCCAAGACATGATGGGGTGTCTGGTAAGAAGCTGACACCGTCTGCAATCTTAAAGTAGGAATGTGAGATGCAAGCTTGTTTGATTTGGCAATGGGGGTTATTGCAGTGGCTGGAACAGGAGTTAGTGAATGTGCCATTGACACTCGCTCTGCCTCAAGTCTCAACAACTCCAATAAATAAAAGAGCcaacattttttttaaaaggacTTAGTTATAGTCGAATTGTGACGTGGAATGAGAGTGTTGAGCGGATAGTGTTTGTACGTTTGGAAATAAACAGATAGGAAAACTCATTGGTTGCGACTCGATAAGGTTGTTTTGTTGTGGGACCCTTTTATGACCTTAAGATATCTCTGTTCGGTCCTTCTGCTTATTTACAACATAGCATAAGAGTAATTATTTTATAGTAAAGATTTTAGATTTTGGAAAGTGtaacatttatttatatatattttattgtattttgtaatatatttgtcaaattatttatttatagagTATAATGGACTATTATTTTGTACATTGAGagtatatatttttattctacaaatagatttaaaattttGTCATATGTCTctatttttgaaatatttatttttaatatttaattatatttttataggacATTTACTAACTCTTGACTTAGTTTGTGAAATTCAAAATTCTATTGATAGTGTaccaaatattattttatatttaatatgaaAGTTATCTTGTAGAGTTTTTAAATTTCATAAGCATATTAAGGGTATTAAA
The Gossypium arboreum isolate Shixiya-1 chromosome 10, ASM2569848v2, whole genome shotgun sequence genome window above contains:
- the LOC108489495 gene encoding uncharacterized protein LOC108489495, producing the protein MAHSLTPVPATAITPIAKSNKLASHIPTLRLQTVSASYQTPHHVLDDKLVHRRAVTLSLAGAMLSLNVGDQRQANAARRPPPPPPEEKKDPSVSGVQAKVLASKKRKEAMKQAMAKMREKGKPVDGTSPPSE
- the LOC108489494 gene encoding uncharacterized protein LOC108489494, whose translation is MEGNKEKIVDDVGSVAEAISADDDNAAPLYQVESLCMRCTQNGITRFLLTSIPHFRKVLLSAFECPHCGERNNEVQFAGEIQPKGCHYRLEVQPGDPKLFSRQVVKSESATIKIPELDFEIPPEAQRGSLSTVEGILVRAIDGLQALQEERKKVDPQTGEAIDQFLLKLRACATGESPFTFILDDPAGNSFIENPFAPSPDPSLSIKFYDRTPEQQALLGYLVDPSQLNADAAMEETSNDVDQIRRQPHGSVGAAAGQKAIAQSNSAEIVEALFRYSAPEEVMTFPSTCGACAARCETRMFVTRIPYFQEVIVMASTCDACGYRNSELKPGGAIPDKGKRITLSVKNINDLSRDVIKSDTASVKVPELDLELASGTLGGVVTTVEGLITKISESLERVHGFTFGDSLDESKKNKWLDFKARLNKILSMTEPWTLILDDALANSFIAPATDDIKDDHQLIFEEYERSWEQNEELGLNDIDTSSADAAYNSTGVTSNENPQE